A segment of the Myotis daubentonii chromosome 6, mMyoDau2.1, whole genome shotgun sequence genome:
ATGGAGAAGAAAGCATTGACCAAATGGTTCTCTGAAGAGGCAATAAGAGTAGGTTTGAAAAAACTGAGAACAGCCCtcactggcgtggctcagtggattgagcattggcctgtggaccgaagggtcctaggttcaattctggtcaaaggcacgtaccttggttgcaggctcctccccggcccaggccctggtcaaggtcttgcaggaggcaagcaattaatgtgtttctctctgtctttccctctctcttccactctctctaaaaatcaatggggggaaaaaatcctcaggtgaggattaaaaataatattaatgaaaaaactGAGAGCATATGCAAATGAAATTACATGTGTGTAAAGTACTATAAACCTCATCTCAATGAAAACATGGGAAAGTAAATCTGGtcttaataaaataagaaaaacagatgAGAGGGCAGAGCCTCTAGGTGCCAGCTGAAGTTCAATACTGATGTGAGATATAAGATAAGGGCATACACATTTTGTGCAAGTGCAATGTTTGGGGCTTGGTCACTTCTGAAACAGTGATAAATTGTGCTATAAAACAACCATCCCAGAATCTCCATCTCTCACAAACATGATCTCACGACTTACAACAgaatttttttctccccttagTAGGAAGAGCCCTGAATGAGAAACTGGACtgatgtctttctctttctttgcagccAGAAGTAACTTTGATGAAAAACCGAAATATAGACTTGAGAGATGCGAAAGAGTGAGAGGATTCTGTAAAACATTTTGTGATGATGATGAGTACGATTATGGATACTGCGTTAGATGGAGAAAACAGTGTTGCATATAAACTCTGGACAAGAGGAGTACTGCTGAGCATCAAAGTTTGGAACAGAGGtgcattttcttaatttaaaagtaggtaaaaagaaaacatttgcagTGTGTAATGGAAATAATGCCCTTTGAATTTGAAATATCactatttacataaataaaaattatctaccaTCTCTATTTTGTCTATTCATTGCtcaatttctttgtatttcagataGATCAACATATTAATTAAGCAAGGGAAAATACCCTAATTGTGCTTATAACTTATTATGGCCATTTTGCCACCCAGACATGCATGCTACGTATCTGAGTTGCCCAGCTTCCTCCCTAAATGTATGCACGTGACCGTATCACCAACTTTAATATGATAATAAGGGTTTCCTTCATATATCTTTTTGTTCCGCATCAAAATCTCTATATGTGTAACCtaattatttcttaaatgaaaCTGCATGTTCTCTCCCTTTCAAAGGGGAAGCATTTTGATCTTGTCTTGCTTAATGATTTTTTGGGGGGTTATGAATTTAACCAATTCCTATGCATGACAATTTGAGATGACACAGTGCAATAGTGCTCTCAGTAGAGCAATCAATGCTCTTCCTGGCAAACACAGCAAAGGAATAAATAACAAGGTCTAAGAGAAAGAGAGCTGCTTTTGAGAaggctaaaaagggctaattccGATGTAgctgccggaagctggtccatccttgctgcttgagaCAGtctctgcagggaagaaacacctgcacagcatatgtttcaagggacctgacatatatggcatactgttcttaatatgtttgctcacctacttagcgctatgtgttttaaccaaggtcacctctctgagaaaggttgtttccccaggtggaaatttttccctggagttagggattaacagtactaaggaagggaataaattagtaaaactgcttaactaagtgccaggcgggtagttaatcacttaaactatgaacaatcacacttaagctacataatcctaatttaggataatctccttcagttacttccttgtagcttaacagaacaatagagtagtgaccttggaatggagataacaaatgccctaacctttggaataggatggataggattaaaatcaactggtataaatacagatgtaacaggagaataaagacagaacctggttggagaacctgaCTAAAGAAcgtggctaggctgctgatcaactgaacgctgtctctgtgtcatttcttcttcgctgattccatccacacctttgggaacccctggacctgctggggcaggaccccaacatGTAGCCCTGATATTTGGGAGGCTAGCAATTGGAATCCATGCCAGTAAGCTCAGTGTATATTCCccataacctataattaagtcattacctCCCTCCCAAAAACTGTTGTTACAGAACTTGTTATAGAGGCCATAAAACTGAACAGCTCACTGCTCCAGGAGGGAGAGTTATTaacgctggcaccaggccaaaccatcagatatggcctggagacctccAACACCTGAGGGCCTTCTTGCAAGGCCTGTGAAAAGAActggaagcataatccatatttgcagGACAAAGACCACAGGAAGATATAAAAAGAAGGCCCCTGCATGTTTCGGTACTCAGATTTGGAAAACTATTCCCTGAGTCCACTGGCGTAATTAAACAGTGTCCCTCCATTTCTTTAAAGTGTCGCTTGGTTTTTCTTGGGTCTTCTGCAACACTTTAATCCATGCAATCCTTTATTCAAATGAAATTTCACTGGAAAACGCCAATTATAGGTGTGCTTATCTCAGCAATTTAGAACTTGCacaaccattattattatttattgtatttttgtcTATTAAAAATTTATGGAAATTGTTTCCTCACTTCTATTTAAGTCtgtatataagatctttaatTTTGTCTCCTGGTCAGGTAAAAGCTGAAATATTTGCCTTGTACAAAAAACATTTgctagaaaccaagatggcggcataggtaaacacctgaaattgctgccttgcacaaccacttcaaaaacacaactaaaagacaaaacagacatcatccagaaccacaggaaggctggctgagtggaaattctacgactagaaggaaagagaaaagcacactgagacgcAGAGGAGGTGccgaagtaaagtgcagaggtacagaggcacacgtggaaagggctggcaactgaggacatggttgtcttttt
Coding sequences within it:
- the LOC132237613 gene encoding beta-defensin 110-like; this translates as MYILSYRRNDLFKITRSNFDEKPKYRLERCERVRGFCKTFCDDDEYDYGYCVRWRKQCCI